A window of Deltaproteobacteria bacterium contains these coding sequences:
- a CDS encoding flagellar hook protein FlgE, which produces MSILNSLFTGTSGLRAHGSAIGVVGDNIANVSTVGFKGARARFADVLGGTAPDANRLGAGVRMGGTDTQFGQGGLLQTGSALDMAIRGRGFFVVSGNHDGQTGTFYTRDGRFSLDDSGYLVTPEGLRVQGYAIDGTGAVSTQLGDLALGAGQSAPQATSSLTMHVNLDANATPPAPFDPLNPDTTSNFSTSATVYDSLGAAHRVDVYFRATGSGAWEWHAMVDGGEITGGTAGTPSEIASGTLTFTPNGELDTEVTTSSSANFINATPGQTITFDFGDSITTDGGTGLAGTTQFAGPSSVTRIDQDGYGAGELVDVTVSEDGTIVGAFSNGQRREIARLALATFTSEQGLVRAGNQLYAETRDSGQALIGAAGSGGRGAISSGSLEGSNVDVGEQLVTLISYQRAFQANARTVTTADEMLAEVANLKR; this is translated from the coding sequence ATGTCCATTCTCAACTCGCTGTTTACCGGAACCAGCGGCCTGCGCGCCCACGGCAGTGCGATCGGCGTCGTCGGCGACAACATCGCCAACGTGTCCACCGTCGGCTTCAAGGGAGCCCGCGCGCGCTTCGCCGACGTGCTCGGCGGCACCGCGCCCGACGCGAATCGCCTCGGCGCGGGCGTGCGCATGGGTGGCACCGACACGCAGTTCGGCCAGGGCGGTCTGTTGCAGACCGGCTCCGCGCTCGACATGGCCATCCGCGGGCGGGGGTTCTTCGTCGTCAGCGGCAACCACGACGGACAGACGGGAACGTTCTACACGCGCGACGGCCGGTTCTCCCTCGACGACAGCGGCTATCTCGTGACCCCGGAAGGGCTCCGCGTACAGGGCTACGCGATCGACGGCACCGGCGCGGTGAGCACGCAGCTCGGCGACCTCGCGCTGGGCGCGGGCCAGAGCGCCCCGCAGGCCACCTCGTCGCTCACGATGCACGTCAACCTCGACGCGAACGCAACGCCGCCGGCCCCGTTCGACCCGCTCAACCCCGACACCACCTCCAACTTCTCCACATCCGCCACGGTGTACGACTCGCTCGGTGCGGCCCACCGCGTCGACGTGTACTTCCGCGCCACCGGGTCGGGAGCGTGGGAGTGGCACGCGATGGTCGACGGGGGCGAGATCACCGGCGGAACGGCCGGCACCCCCTCGGAGATCGCGAGCGGCACGCTCACGTTCACGCCCAACGGCGAACTCGACACCGAGGTCACGACCAGCTCGAGCGCCAACTTCATCAACGCGACGCCGGGCCAGACCATCACCTTCGACTTCGGCGATTCGATCACCACCGACGGGGGCACCGGCCTCGCCGGCACCACCCAGTTCGCCGGCCCGTCGTCGGTGACCCGAATCGACCAGGACGGCTACGGCGCCGGCGAACTCGTCGACGTGACCGTGTCCGAGGACGGCACGATCGTCGGCGCGTTCTCCAACGGACAGCGACGCGAGATCGCGCGCCTCGCGCTCGCGACCTTCACGAGCGAGCAGGGGCTCGTCCGCGCGGGCAACCAGCTGTACGCCGAGACCCGCGACAGCGGTCAGGCGCTCATCGGTGCCGCCGGCAGCGGCGGCCGCGGCGCAATCTCGTCCGGAAGCCTCGAGGGCTCCAACGTCGACGTCGGCGAGCAGCTCGTGACGCTCATCTCCTACCAGCGGGCGTTCCAGGCCAACGCCCGCACCGTGACCACCGCCGACGAGATGCTCGCAGAGGTCGCCAACCTCAAGCGGTAG
- a CDS encoding flagellar hook capping protein, whose protein sequence is MRVAPTPSSPPSPAGTAAPAPTAKDEFLRLLVAQLEHQNPLDPQDGAEFVAQLAQFANVEQGAQATAILSQIQAEQRAAAGAALAGFVGATATASADAVHWAPDGGAPPDLFVDLPDAAESVQVVIRDANGNEVKSIDLGPHPAGDVSIGWDGTDAQGVPVDEGTYTVEVVATAADGSSIDASPKLRGRVDAIEFSDGVHMLRIGGASVPPASVLSIERDA, encoded by the coding sequence ATGCGAGTCGCCCCCACGCCGTCCTCTCCCCCGTCGCCCGCCGGCACGGCCGCGCCGGCGCCCACGGCCAAAGACGAGTTCTTGCGCCTGCTGGTCGCGCAGCTCGAACACCAGAACCCGCTCGACCCGCAAGACGGCGCCGAGTTCGTCGCGCAGCTCGCCCAGTTCGCCAACGTCGAACAGGGAGCCCAGGCGACGGCGATCCTGTCGCAAATTCAGGCCGAGCAGCGCGCCGCGGCCGGCGCCGCCCTCGCCGGGTTCGTCGGCGCGACGGCGACCGCCAGCGCGGACGCCGTCCACTGGGCGCCGGACGGCGGCGCGCCGCCGGACCTGTTCGTCGACCTGCCCGACGCGGCCGAGTCCGTGCAGGTCGTCATTCGCGACGCCAACGGCAACGAGGTCAAATCGATCGACCTCGGCCCGCATCCGGCCGGCGACGTATCCATCGGCTGGGACGGCACCGACGCCCAGGGCGTGCCGGTCGACGAGGGCACCTACACCGTCGAAGTGGTCGCCACCGCCGCCGACGGCAGCTCGATCGACGCATCGCCCAAGCTGCGCGGACGCGTGGACGCGATCGAGTTCTCCGACGGCGTGCACATGCTGCGCATCGGCGGTGCGAGCGTCCCGCCGGCGAGTGTCCTGTCCATCGAACGCGACGCGTGA